One Deltaproteobacteria bacterium DNA segment encodes these proteins:
- a CDS encoding response regulator transcription factor — MAKTRVLLADDHTVVRQGLRKILESDPEIEIIGEVGDGRGAVEAAKRLRPTVVVIDIGLPGPNGIEATSQITKGTEGVSVLILSMHSDDVYVRQGLKAGAKGYLLKDSEDLDLIKAVKSLARGGSYFSPSVSKVLLAGYLNEPNTTADEDALSRLTGREREVLQLISEGKTNKEIARILSLSINTVESHRKHVMAKLDLHNTAEIVRFAVRKGIVQ; from the coding sequence ATGGCGAAAACGCGCGTGCTTCTCGCCGATGACCACACCGTCGTCCGTCAGGGGCTGCGCAAGATCCTGGAGTCCGATCCGGAGATCGAAATCATCGGCGAGGTGGGCGATGGTCGCGGCGCCGTCGAGGCCGCGAAGCGGCTCAGGCCGACGGTCGTCGTCATCGACATCGGGCTCCCGGGTCCGAACGGCATCGAAGCGACGAGCCAGATCACGAAGGGTACCGAGGGGGTGAGCGTGCTCATCCTCTCGATGCACTCCGACGACGTGTACGTGCGTCAGGGCTTGAAGGCCGGTGCGAAAGGGTACCTCCTCAAGGACTCCGAGGATCTCGACCTCATCAAGGCCGTCAAGTCGCTCGCCCGCGGCGGTTCGTATTTCAGCCCCTCGGTCTCGAAGGTGTTGCTCGCGGGCTACCTGAACGAGCCGAACACGACGGCGGACGAGGACGCGCTCTCACGCCTCACGGGTCGCGAGCGCGAGGTGCTCCAGCTCATCTCCGAAGGCAAGACCAACAAGGAGATCGCGCGCATCCTCTCGCTCAGCATCAACACCGTCGAGAGTCATCGCAAGCACGTCATGGCCAAGCTCGACCTCCACAATACCGCGGAGATCGTTCGCTTCGCCGTCCGCAAGGGGATCGTCCAGTAA
- the mgtE gene encoding magnesium transporter → MTNLESTDHLVMLAEMGREDQVQEALRRLHPADAAELLDALEEDDLRARLFAHLDTAQAAAVLSLLGDQSRETLLDTLPEHRLRAFLTALESDDAADLLAELPRAQVERLLRAIPPRLSADVRDLLRYDEESAGGIMQREFVALPAEATVDDAIDAVRRRAADVPDIHNIFVVDPQQKLIGVLPLRLLILANPRTPLRNIMQADPVVAHTGMDQEEVAGLFSKYDLLSLPVIDASGRLAGRITVDDVVDVIEEEASEDIYRLAGLGNEASVHESVRDSVRRRLPWLIVNLGTCFLSASVVAFFEGTIQSLAIAAAFMTMVAGSGGNAGVQTLALVVRGLALGELTFMNARRVLVKELITGALNGLALGIIAAIFAYLWKGVPLIGLVVSLAILGNLCIAALVGVAIPLGLKWCGIDPAVASAVVLTTFTDCCGFFFFLGLLTLLR, encoded by the coding sequence ATGACGAACCTCGAATCGACCGACCACCTCGTCATGCTCGCGGAGATGGGGCGCGAGGACCAGGTGCAGGAGGCGCTCCGGCGCCTGCACCCCGCTGACGCGGCGGAGCTGCTCGATGCGCTCGAGGAGGACGACCTCCGGGCGCGTCTTTTCGCGCACCTCGACACCGCGCAGGCGGCCGCCGTGCTGAGCCTCCTCGGCGATCAGTCCCGCGAGACGCTCCTCGATACGCTCCCGGAGCACCGGCTGCGCGCCTTCCTCACCGCCCTCGAGTCCGACGATGCCGCCGACCTCCTCGCCGAGCTGCCTCGCGCCCAGGTCGAGCGTCTCCTGCGGGCGATCCCGCCCCGGCTGTCCGCCGACGTCCGCGATCTCCTGCGCTACGACGAGGAGTCGGCCGGCGGCATCATGCAGCGCGAGTTCGTCGCGCTGCCCGCCGAGGCGACGGTCGACGACGCGATCGACGCCGTGCGCCGCCGCGCCGCCGACGTTCCCGACATCCACAACATCTTCGTCGTCGACCCGCAGCAGAAGCTGATCGGCGTGCTGCCGCTCCGCCTCCTGATCCTCGCGAACCCGCGCACTCCGCTCCGCAACATCATGCAGGCGGACCCGGTCGTCGCGCACACCGGGATGGACCAAGAGGAGGTCGCGGGGCTCTTCAGCAAGTACGATCTGCTGTCACTGCCCGTCATCGACGCCTCCGGCCGGCTCGCCGGGCGCATCACCGTCGACGACGTCGTCGACGTCATCGAGGAAGAAGCGTCCGAGGACATCTACCGGCTCGCCGGTCTCGGCAACGAAGCCTCGGTGCACGAGTCCGTGCGCGACTCGGTCCGCCGCCGCCTCCCCTGGCTGATCGTGAACCTCGGCACCTGCTTCCTCTCGGCGAGCGTCGTCGCGTTCTTCGAGGGGACGATCCAGAGCCTCGCGATCGCCGCCGCTTTCATGACGATGGTGGCCGGAAGCGGCGGCAACGCGGGCGTGCAGACGCTCGCGCTGGTGGTACGCGGGCTCGCGCTCGGCGAGCTCACGTTCATGAACGCCCGGCGGGTGCTCGTGAAGGAGCTCATAACGGGCGCGCTGAACGGCCTCGCGCTCGGCATCATCGCGGCGATCTTCGCCTACCTGTGGAAAGGCGTCCCGCTGATCGGCCTCGTCGTATCGCTCGCGATCCTCGGGAACCTCTGCATCGCGGCACTCGTCGGCGTGGCCATCCCGCTCGGGCTCAAGTGGTGCGGCATCGACCCGGCGGTCGCGTCGGCCGTCGTACTCACGACCTTCACCGACTGCTGCGGCTTCTTCTTCTTCCTCGGCCTGCTGACCCTGCTGCGGTAG
- a CDS encoding alpha/beta hydrolase: protein MPRIRTGAVELAYDEVGDGEVVVFISGTSLDRTAWGPQVAVFSDRYRCITIDNRDAGESTQASAAYTPRDMAADVDGLLAALDLPAAHVVGHSLGGAIGQELALAAPDRVRTLTLIGSWARNDEYTRALFRTWKRLRATLDTAAFLEAMLLTGVGHTFLNAIGLEPMVRLFLSAPHPQNAEGFCRQVDADLAHDTLDRLGRIQPPTLVLAGDEDKIFPAHHPRQLADGIGAELLVIPGVGHSPALENAAAVNAALETFFASH, encoded by the coding sequence ATGCCCCGCATCCGGACCGGAGCCGTCGAGCTCGCCTACGACGAGGTGGGCGACGGCGAGGTGGTCGTCTTCATCAGCGGCACCAGCCTCGACCGCACCGCGTGGGGGCCGCAGGTCGCCGTCTTCTCCGACCGCTACCGCTGCATCACGATCGACAACCGCGACGCCGGCGAGAGCACGCAGGCGAGCGCCGCGTACACGCCGCGCGACATGGCCGCGGACGTCGACGGCCTGCTCGCGGCGCTCGACCTCCCCGCCGCACACGTCGTCGGCCACTCGCTCGGCGGCGCGATCGGCCAAGAGCTCGCCCTCGCCGCACCCGACCGCGTCCGCACGCTCACGCTGATCGGCAGCTGGGCCCGCAACGACGAATACACGCGCGCCCTCTTCCGGACATGGAAGCGCCTGCGCGCGACGCTCGACACGGCCGCCTTCCTCGAAGCCATGCTCCTCACCGGCGTCGGCCACACCTTCCTCAACGCGATCGGCCTCGAGCCGATGGTCCGGCTCTTCCTGAGCGCGCCGCACCCGCAGAACGCGGAGGGCTTCTGTCGCCAGGTCGACGCCGACCTCGCGCACGACACGCTCGACCGGCTCGGCAGGATCCAACCGCCGACGCTGGTGCTCGCCGGCGACGAGGACAAGATCTTCCCGGCGCACCACCCGCGCCAGCTCGCGGACGGCATCGGGGCCGAGCTGCTGGTGATCCCGGGCGTCGGCCACAGCCCGGCCCTCGAGAACGCCGCCGCGGTGAACGCCGCGCTCGAAACGTTCTTCGCCTCGCACTGA
- a CDS encoding TVP38/TMEM64 family protein, which produces MKKRAARIPRRDAAPDADHRRGGSRVLRAAAGLALLVAGGVLVWRAGGETPRFAAWVAEQGAWAPLFYVAGYVVLTVAFVPGALPTMAAGVVFGLGPGTVYAFLGEVLGGALAFWLARSVARPLVEARLARSLLFATLDRAVRREGRRIVFLLRLSPAIPFNALNYALGLSTVRFADYLAASVGMLPGALLYVYYGKLIGDVAALASGAEAPRNAVYWTATLLGLGTTMAVSVALARAARRALREAGAGTAPRVESGAPSRA; this is translated from the coding sequence GTGAAGAAGCGCGCGGCGCGCATCCCCAGGCGCGACGCGGCGCCGGACGCCGACCACCGCCGCGGCGGATCGCGCGTTCTGCGGGCCGCCGCGGGACTCGCGCTGCTCGTCGCGGGCGGCGTGCTCGTGTGGCGGGCCGGCGGCGAGACCCCGCGCTTCGCGGCGTGGGTCGCCGAGCAGGGCGCGTGGGCCCCGCTCTTCTACGTCGCCGGCTACGTCGTGCTCACCGTCGCTTTCGTGCCCGGCGCCCTGCCGACCATGGCGGCGGGCGTGGTCTTCGGGCTCGGCCCCGGCACCGTCTACGCCTTCCTCGGCGAGGTGCTGGGCGGCGCCCTCGCGTTCTGGCTCGCGCGATCGGTCGCGCGGCCGCTCGTCGAGGCGCGCCTCGCGCGCTCGCTTCTCTTCGCGACGCTCGATCGCGCCGTCAGGCGCGAGGGCCGCCGCATCGTGTTCCTGCTGCGGCTCTCGCCCGCGATCCCGTTCAACGCGCTGAACTACGCGCTCGGCCTGTCGACGGTCCGCTTCGCCGACTATCTCGCGGCGTCGGTCGGCATGCTCCCGGGAGCCCTCCTCTACGTCTACTACGGCAAGCTCATCGGCGACGTCGCTGCGCTCGCGAGCGGCGCCGAGGCTCCGCGCAACGCCGTGTACTGGACCGCGACGCTGCTCGGCCTCGGCACGACGATGGCCGTGAGCGTCGCGCTCGCCCGCGCGGCGAGACGAGCGCTCCGCGAGGCGGGTGCCGGCACGGCGCCGCGCGTGGAAAGCGGAGCGCCGTCGCGCGCTTGA
- a CDS encoding RluA family pseudouridine synthase, whose protein sequence is MPTLADRLRTLFPDASGVSRKDWIARGRVSVNGTVVRDGRREVAAADRVRLGAETVARVILPRPLRLVHEDAHVLVVEKPADLLTIATETEQERTAFRMVYGYLASKRPPVRPLIVHRLDRQTSGLIVFAKSVAAKRELQRQFAARTVTREYVAVVEGRVVQDAGTLEDRIVQSNALRVRRARGPEEGARVAVTRYRVRDRGQTTTLLDLTLGTGRRHQIRVQLAALGHPVVGDRTYHAKTDPIGRLCLHATALAFVHPDTRRTVRYESPLPAAFARAHRRK, encoded by the coding sequence ATGCCCACCCTCGCCGACCGCCTGCGGACGCTCTTTCCGGACGCCTCGGGCGTGAGCCGCAAGGATTGGATCGCACGCGGGCGGGTCTCCGTGAACGGCACCGTCGTCCGCGACGGCCGCAGGGAGGTCGCCGCCGCCGACCGGGTCCGGCTCGGGGCCGAGACCGTCGCGCGCGTCATCCTCCCCCGCCCGCTCCGGCTGGTCCACGAGGACGCGCACGTCCTCGTCGTCGAGAAGCCCGCCGATCTCCTCACCATCGCGACCGAGACCGAGCAGGAGCGGACCGCGTTTCGGATGGTGTACGGCTACCTCGCGTCGAAGCGCCCGCCGGTCCGCCCGCTCATCGTGCATCGCCTCGACCGGCAGACCTCGGGTCTCATCGTGTTCGCGAAGTCGGTCGCCGCGAAGCGCGAGCTCCAGCGGCAGTTCGCCGCGCGCACGGTCACGCGCGAGTACGTCGCCGTCGTCGAGGGCCGCGTCGTCCAGGATGCCGGCACGCTCGAGGACCGCATCGTGCAGAGCAACGCCCTCCGCGTCCGGCGCGCGCGCGGTCCGGAGGAAGGCGCGCGCGTCGCCGTCACGCGCTACCGCGTCCGCGACCGCGGCCAGACCACGACGCTGCTCGACCTGACGCTCGGCACCGGCCGCCGCCACCAGATCCGCGTCCAGCTCGCCGCCCTCGGCCACCCCGTCGTCGGCGACAGGACGTACCATGCGAAGACCGACCCGATCGGCCGCCTCTGCCTCCACGCGACGGCCCTCGCCTTCGTCCACCCGGACACCCGGAGGACCGTTCGCTACGAAAGCCCGCTGCCCGCCGCGTTCGCCAGGGCGCACCGCCGGAAATAG
- a CDS encoding glucosidase — MDEATRLDEDAQRIRNWKRWGPYLSERQWGTVREDYSEHGTAWDYFPHDHARSRAYRWGEDGLLGICDRECRLCFALALWNGRDPILKERLFGLAGPEGNHGEDVKEQYFYLDSTPTHSYMKALYKYPQAAFPYAALVAENRRRGLAEPEYELADTGVFDAQRYFDVLVEYAKAGPNDLCIRITVTNHGPDAARLDLLPTLWFRNTWSWGRTGEGYWPKGKIRKVKDGTVEADHPSLERMRFWLEPHDGRAPELLFTENETDQERLFGGRNATPYVKDAFHAFVVGGRRDAVNPAGVGTKVAAHHRLDVPARTSVTLRARLASTDEAPRTPFGAAFEEIFAERIREADAFYEGRAPARLGDEERRVIRQGYAGLLWTKQYYHYVVRDWLEGDPSQPPPPPARRTGRNHDWVHLYNRDVISMPDKWEYPWYAAWDLAFHMIPFASVDPHFAKEQLVLMSREWYTHPNGQMPAYEWAFADVNPPVSAWAAWRVYKITGGRGARDRLFLSRVFQKHLINFTWWVNRKDVEGKNIFGGGFLGLDNIGVFDRSRPLPTGGNLEQADGTAWMAFYCTTMLSMAIELARDNPACEDLASKFFEHFIAIVDAMNSLGGSGLWDDRDGFYYDQLHLAGGNVPLRIRSMVGIIPLFAAENLEAEVVESLPGFAKRMRWFIENRRDLAKYISYFEAPGDDRHGHRLLAIPSRERLERVLKYVLDEQEFLSPYGVRSLSRYHREHPFVLHAGGEEHRVSYTPGESNTGLFGGNSNWRGPVWMPLNYLLVEALERYHHFYGDTLKVECPTGSGRFLNLSEVARELARRLTAIFLPDAAGRRPCHGDDPRFRDDPAWRELVLFHEYFHGDDGRGVGASHQTGWTALAVRGIEYLARREAQDAEEKAAAASHGRVAQGG, encoded by the coding sequence ATGGACGAGGCGACCCGCCTCGACGAAGACGCGCAGCGGATCCGCAACTGGAAGCGCTGGGGGCCGTATCTCTCGGAGCGCCAGTGGGGCACGGTGCGCGAGGACTACTCCGAGCACGGCACCGCCTGGGACTATTTCCCGCACGACCACGCGCGCAGCCGCGCCTATCGCTGGGGGGAGGACGGGCTCCTCGGCATCTGCGACCGTGAGTGCCGCCTCTGCTTCGCGCTCGCGCTCTGGAACGGCCGCGACCCGATCCTGAAGGAGCGTCTCTTCGGGCTCGCCGGCCCCGAGGGAAACCACGGCGAGGACGTGAAGGAGCAGTACTTCTACCTGGATTCGACGCCGACCCACTCGTACATGAAGGCGCTCTACAAATACCCGCAGGCGGCCTTCCCGTACGCCGCGCTGGTCGCGGAGAACCGACGGAGAGGCCTCGCCGAACCGGAGTACGAGCTCGCCGACACCGGCGTCTTCGACGCGCAGCGCTACTTCGACGTCCTCGTCGAGTACGCGAAAGCCGGACCGAACGACCTCTGCATCCGCATCACCGTCACGAACCACGGTCCCGACGCCGCGCGCCTCGACCTCCTGCCGACGCTCTGGTTCCGCAATACGTGGTCGTGGGGCCGGACGGGCGAGGGCTACTGGCCGAAGGGGAAGATCCGAAAGGTGAAGGACGGCACCGTCGAGGCCGATCATCCGTCGCTCGAGCGCATGCGCTTCTGGCTGGAGCCCCACGACGGCCGCGCGCCGGAGCTGCTCTTCACCGAGAACGAAACTGATCAGGAGCGCCTGTTCGGGGGGAGGAACGCGACGCCCTACGTGAAGGACGCGTTCCACGCCTTCGTCGTCGGTGGCCGGCGTGACGCGGTGAACCCGGCGGGCGTGGGCACCAAGGTCGCGGCGCACCATCGGCTGGACGTACCGGCGCGAACGAGCGTCACGCTGCGAGCGCGTCTGGCGTCGACCGACGAGGCGCCGCGCACGCCGTTCGGCGCCGCCTTCGAGGAGATCTTCGCGGAGCGCATCCGTGAGGCCGACGCTTTCTACGAGGGCCGCGCGCCCGCGCGCCTCGGCGACGAGGAGCGCCGCGTGATCCGCCAGGGCTACGCGGGCCTCCTCTGGACCAAGCAGTACTACCACTACGTCGTGCGTGACTGGCTCGAGGGCGACCCGTCGCAGCCCCCGCCGCCTCCGGCGCGCCGCACCGGCCGCAACCACGACTGGGTCCACCTGTACAACCGGGACGTCATCTCGATGCCCGACAAGTGGGAGTACCCCTGGTACGCGGCGTGGGACCTCGCGTTCCACATGATTCCCTTCGCGAGCGTCGACCCGCACTTCGCCAAGGAGCAGCTCGTGCTGATGTCGCGCGAGTGGTACACGCACCCGAACGGTCAGATGCCCGCCTACGAATGGGCGTTCGCGGACGTGAACCCGCCCGTTTCGGCGTGGGCGGCGTGGCGCGTCTACAAGATCACCGGCGGCCGCGGCGCGCGTGATCGACTGTTCCTCTCGCGCGTCTTCCAGAAGCACCTCATCAACTTCACGTGGTGGGTGAACCGGAAGGACGTCGAGGGAAAGAACATCTTCGGCGGCGGCTTCCTCGGCCTCGACAACATCGGCGTCTTCGACCGCTCGCGGCCGCTGCCGACCGGCGGGAACCTCGAGCAGGCCGACGGCACGGCGTGGATGGCCTTCTACTGCACGACGATGCTCTCGATGGCGATCGAGCTCGCGCGCGACAACCCCGCCTGCGAGGACCTGGCGTCGAAATTCTTCGAGCACTTCATCGCGATCGTCGACGCGATGAACAGCCTCGGCGGAAGCGGCCTCTGGGACGACCGGGACGGCTTCTACTACGACCAGCTCCACTTGGCGGGCGGCAACGTCCCGCTTCGCATCCGGTCCATGGTGGGCATCATCCCGCTCTTCGCGGCGGAGAATCTGGAGGCCGAGGTCGTGGAGAGCCTGCCCGGCTTCGCGAAGCGCATGCGCTGGTTCATCGAGAACCGGCGGGACCTCGCGAAGTACATCTCCTACTTCGAGGCGCCCGGCGACGATCGCCACGGGCACCGCCTGCTGGCGATCCCGTCGCGCGAGCGTCTCGAGCGGGTGCTCAAGTACGTGCTCGACGAGCAGGAGTTCCTCTCGCCCTACGGCGTTCGCTCGCTCTCGCGCTACCACCGCGAGCACCCGTTCGTGCTGCACGCGGGCGGCGAGGAGCATCGTGTTTCGTACACGCCGGGCGAGTCGAACACCGGCCTCTTCGGCGGCAACTCGAACTGGCGCGGTCCGGTCTGGATGCCGCTCAACTACCTGCTGGTCGAGGCGCTCGAACGCTACCACCACTTCTACGGCGATACGTTGAAGGTCGAGTGTCCGACCGGCTCCGGCCGCTTCCTGAACCTCTCCGAGGTCGCGCGCGAGCTGGCGCGGCGCCTGACCGCGATCTTCCTGCCGGACGCGGCGGGCCGGCGGCCCTGTCATGGCGACGACCCGCGTTTCCGGGACGACCCGGCATGGCGCGAGCTCGTGCTCTTCCACGAATACTTCCACGGCGACGACGGGCGCGGCGTCGGCGCCAGCCACCAGACCGGGTGGACCGCTCTGGCGGTGCGCGGCATCGAATACCTGGCGCGACGAGAGGCGCAGGACGCCGAGGAGAAGGCCGCCGCGGCGTCCCACGGGCGCGTCGCGCAGGGCGGATGA
- a CDS encoding glycogen debranching enzyme family protein — protein MSSRYPDDAEWLEPDGCGGFASGTVCGVRTRRYHALLLTATTPPTGRMVLVNGFDAWVSVGARREALSAQRYTPDVVHPDGARRLVAFAPDPWPCWTYRLDDGTVVEQELVVRHGTPLVLVAWRLVARGPVLEPGHASSATARSGSVTLSVRPFLSGRDYHALHRENPRFDFTAEVAGERVRWRPYAGVPAVVATSNGRYVDERDWYRSFLYAEERARGLDCVEDLAAPGVFHFDLDREEAVLLLAAAGDEAREATSPALARARELRAVERRRRAAFTRRLERSADAYLVARGAGRTIVAGYPWFTDWGRDAFVALRGLCLATGRLDDARGILLAWADAVSRGMLPNRFPDRGDAPEYNAVDAALWYVVAAHEYVAARAGAGEPVPADERERLRAAIDAILAGYADGTRFGIRADADGLLAAGEPGVQLTWMDAKIGDRVVTPRIGKPVEVQALWLNALHVGSRHSERWREPFARGRASFRARFWNEEAGGLFDVVDCDHRPGAVDPAFRPNQIFAVGGLPVALLEGERARRLVDAVAARLWTPLGLCSLAPGEPGYVGRYAGGVRERDGAYHQGTVWPWLLGAFVEAWVRVRGATPEVKRTARERFLAPLRRHLDEAGLGHVSEIADGDPPHTPRGCPFQAWSVGEALRLDRVVLA, from the coding sequence ATGTCATCGCGGTATCCTGACGACGCCGAGTGGCTCGAGCCCGACGGGTGCGGCGGCTTCGCGAGCGGCACCGTCTGCGGCGTGCGGACCCGCCGCTACCATGCGCTCCTGCTCACGGCGACGACCCCGCCGACCGGGCGCATGGTGCTGGTGAACGGCTTCGACGCGTGGGTGTCCGTCGGCGCGCGGCGCGAGGCGCTCTCCGCGCAGCGATACACGCCGGACGTCGTACACCCCGACGGCGCGCGCCGCCTCGTCGCCTTCGCGCCCGACCCGTGGCCGTGCTGGACGTATCGCCTCGACGACGGCACGGTCGTCGAGCAGGAGCTCGTCGTCCGGCACGGTACGCCGCTCGTGCTCGTGGCGTGGCGGCTGGTCGCGCGCGGGCCGGTTCTCGAGCCGGGACATGCGTCGTCCGCGACCGCGCGATCCGGGTCCGTCACGCTGAGCGTCCGGCCGTTCCTCTCCGGGCGCGACTATCATGCGCTCCACCGCGAGAACCCGCGCTTCGACTTCACGGCCGAGGTCGCCGGTGAGCGCGTGCGCTGGCGGCCCTATGCCGGCGTTCCCGCGGTCGTCGCGACGTCGAACGGCCGCTACGTCGACGAACGCGACTGGTATCGGAGCTTCCTCTACGCCGAGGAGCGCGCGCGCGGCCTCGATTGCGTCGAGGACCTCGCGGCGCCGGGCGTCTTCCATTTCGACCTCGACCGCGAGGAGGCGGTGCTGCTGCTCGCCGCTGCGGGTGACGAAGCGAGGGAGGCGACATCCCCCGCGCTCGCGCGGGCGCGCGAGCTCCGCGCCGTCGAGCGCCGCCGCCGCGCCGCCTTCACGAGACGCCTGGAGCGGAGCGCTGACGCGTACCTCGTCGCGCGCGGCGCGGGCCGTACGATCGTCGCGGGCTACCCGTGGTTCACCGACTGGGGCCGCGATGCCTTCGTCGCGCTCCGCGGCCTCTGCCTCGCGACCGGCCGGCTCGACGACGCGCGCGGCATCCTGCTGGCGTGGGCCGACGCGGTGAGCCGGGGCATGCTGCCGAACCGCTTTCCCGATCGCGGCGACGCGCCCGAGTACAACGCCGTCGACGCCGCGCTCTGGTACGTGGTCGCGGCGCACGAGTACGTCGCGGCGCGCGCCGGGGCCGGTGAGCCCGTGCCGGCGGACGAGCGGGAGCGCCTGCGCGCGGCGATCGACGCGATCCTCGCCGGCTACGCCGACGGCACGCGCTTTGGGATCCGCGCCGACGCCGACGGCCTGCTCGCCGCGGGCGAGCCGGGCGTGCAGCTCACGTGGATGGACGCGAAGATCGGCGACCGGGTGGTTACGCCGCGGATCGGAAAGCCCGTCGAGGTGCAGGCGCTCTGGTTGAACGCGCTGCACGTCGGGAGCCGCCACTCCGAGCGCTGGCGGGAACCCTTCGCGCGCGGGCGCGCGAGCTTCCGCGCCCGTTTCTGGAACGAGGAGGCGGGCGGGCTCTTCGACGTCGTCGATTGCGATCATCGCCCGGGCGCCGTCGATCCGGCGTTCCGCCCGAACCAGATCTTCGCCGTCGGCGGCCTGCCCGTCGCGCTCCTCGAAGGCGAGCGCGCGCGGCGGCTCGTCGACGCGGTCGCGGCGCGGCTCTGGACCCCGCTCGGCCTCTGCTCGCTCGCGCCCGGCGAGCCCGGCTACGTCGGGCGCTATGCGGGTGGTGTCCGCGAGCGCGACGGCGCGTATCACCAGGGGACGGTGTGGCCGTGGCTGCTCGGGGCGTTCGTGGAAGCGTGGGTGCGAGTACGCGGCGCGACGCCCGAGGTGAAGCGTACCGCGCGCGAGCGCTTCCTCGCGCCCCTCCGGCGTCATCTCGACGAGGCCGGCCTCGGCCACGTGTCGGAGATCGCCGACGGCGATCCGCCGCACACGCCGCGCGGCTGCCCGTTCCAGGCGTGGTCGGTCGGCGAAGCGCTCCGACTCGACCGTGTCGTGCTGGCCTGA